One segment of Geoalkalibacter ferrihydriticus DSM 17813 DNA contains the following:
- a CDS encoding cytochrome b5 domain-containing protein, with product MNLDDLAKHDGRNGNKAYVAINGKVYDVSTSDWWTDGDHQGAHQAGADLTQELAGAPHVRAVIERFPVVDHIAEPDPPKKKGLFGFLKK from the coding sequence ATGAACCTGGACGACCTCGCGAAACACGACGGACGCAATGGCAACAAGGCGTATGTGGCCATCAACGGCAAGGTGTACGATGTCAGCACCAGCGACTGGTGGACGGACGGCGACCATCAGGGCGCCCATCAGGCCGGCGCCGATCTGACCCAGGAGCTGGCCGGCGCCCCCCACGTGCGCGCCGTCATCGAACGCTTCCCCGTCGTCGACCACATCGCAGAACCCGATCCACCAAAAAAGAAGGGGCTGTTTGGGTTTTTGAAGAAATGA